The genomic segment TGCAATGATCTTGGGACATTGAGCTTCTATGCTGAAGTTTTCGATGCTCTCATAAATAGAAAACCCGCAACAGAAAGGAAGAAAGGCAATATCCACATACCCCAGAGTCTCACCCCCAAAATAAGGCTTCTCTCCTAGTTCTCCCTCCAATAACTCAAGGCATTCAAAGAAACCCTTCTTCGCCGCCTccatttcttctccttttgttgTCCATATCTTCCTAGAAAGATCATGTATCTGAAGATTCACAGCACTTCATCACAAAAATAATATAGCAGAACACAAAACCTAAGACGTGCACAAACAATATTGTCTGTAAGGATATTTACTTTCCTTAAAGATATTTACCcacataaaattattatccaCCAGGATTCAATAGGTTCTTGCTCGAAAGGAGGGATGcaaaaacaagaaggaaaatACCAACAAGAAAATCCAGTAAGTTTAAGTGTTCAGTTAAGtgatattttgtgtttttctaacatgggatatacaaatatttttactttaaatactttaatttaaaaaaaaacaaatatttctgataagaaataaaaacattttgaaataatctctgaaaacacttttcaatataaaataaaaatattttgaaataacctCCAAGAATTCATTTTTACAGCACATAATTGATATTACAGTAGCATAGCAGTAGCAAAGGAATATATATTTGTCCTCACGCAAGCATAGATACATGTATCGAAGGGGGACCACAGATTTAGCAAGATTAAAGGTATATATATCCATacctttttatcaataaaatcagCCCAGAACATGGACTGAGCTCTTTTGTAAGGATCAGAAGGTAGCAAAGGAGCCTTGTCCCTCCACACATCACCAATATACTGAACAATAATAAGGGACTCACAAACTGGTTTTCCTCTGTGGACGAGAACTGGAATCTTCTTGTAGACTGGGTTCATCTGAAGAAGCAATGCACTCTTGTCCCTCAAGTCCTGTTCACTGTACTCATACTTGACTCCCTTCTCTGCCAATGCTATTTTGACTCTCATGCCAAAAGGGCTTGCCCAGAAATCCAGCAGTGTCACCTCATCAGCCATTGTTGTTGTGAAAAAGAGTAAAACTGAATCACAGATAGTTTTTTCTCGCCTTTCAGAATGGCTGTGCTCTTGATTGTGGAGAGTAGAAATCTTTATAGCATATCTATCTTCGCAGAAAGATGTGGCGGAAATAAATAAGTGGAAAATGTGTTGTGCTAATGCCCAGTGGGCAATTGGATACCATAACGCATTTTCATGTTTGTTCCTTTCTAGTCTTCAACTACATCACACCAACCGGTCAATGATTCCTGAAATCTCAGAGCTAATTACCCTGACAAAATGAGAtaattattcctaaagttgAGAAATTATCACCGGAATTCATATTATGTacaatcaatatatattttattagggggttataaatatatgataacGAGAGTATGTCTTaagtgatatatttttattattattattcaaagtaAGCAATAATCTTGCCAACAAACTTTTTCAGTTTCTGCCTGAAGAAAACTAAGGATAGCTTTGGTAATTTCAAGTCAATTTAAGCTATGAGTCCATATGTCAGTGTTAGGGTGtcagagaataatataaatcatatcttgaaacttTAACTGacaacttaagctattgggttgagatagttctttgacatggtatcagagccttaatgaccaagcggttacgagttcgaatctcaccatctttatttatttaataaaaattaagtacaaggtaatgtgagcctatgcaagttttaagctcaaagggctttcacttgaggggatgtgttagagaataatataaatcatatcttgggaccttaactaacagtttaagctattgggttgagatggttctttgacacagGGAAAGCTAGAATGTGGAAACCACCAAATCTGGGCTcgaaactttttaaaaaaaaaaacctgcaatCATTTTCCTGTGAACATCAATTATTGTCATTTTCTTGAGAATTCACTATTCACGTGTCAAAAACCCTATTCTTGTCTGACCAGATGACTAGGATTTTGCTGTGTTCAAGGTATAATGGCCAAGGAGTTGCTATTTTGAGATTTCTTTCATgcttaaatttagaaaattaaggaTGTAGTGGGATTAAGGAGGAGGGACATATAACGTATCTCTATATTGTGCAAGACCCATCAAGCCGTTGCTGATTTTGGTTGGGGTATGCCTATGAAGGTGGAGACTCTTCCATTGATAAGACAGGATCAATCTCTATGCAATATGGTTATTGGTTTTATCAATGATTATCCGAAAAAAATTTCTATGCAGGAGAAGGCAGATGGAAGGGGTGGAATTGAGGTTGGCTTTGTTTTattaaagcataaaataaagattttcaaTTCTCTATTTGTCGATGGTACTCTTGTCTTAAACCAAGACCAGATTGCTAGTGGAGAACAGCAGTACTAGAACAGCAA from the Populus nigra chromosome 9, ddPopNigr1.1, whole genome shotgun sequence genome contains:
- the LOC133702981 gene encoding probable glutathione S-transferase; this encodes MADEVTLLDFWASPFGMRVKIALAEKGVKYEYSEQDLRDKSALLLQMNPVYKKIPVLVHRGKPVCESLIIVQYIGDVWRDKAPLLPSDPYKRAQSMFWADFIDKKIHDLSRKIWTTKGEEMEAAKKGFFECLELLEGELGEKPYFGGETLGYVDIAFLPFCCGFSIYESIENFSIEAQCPKIIAWANRCLQKESVAKSLAEPGKVHELVMEIRKSLGFD